The following coding sequences are from one Musa acuminata AAA Group cultivar baxijiao chromosome BXJ1-6, Cavendish_Baxijiao_AAA, whole genome shotgun sequence window:
- the LOC135677612 gene encoding probable calcium-binding protein CML41 encodes MATAASFSQPSKWFSNKSFKLSLQRFIRSKPKHPSSPPPAAKGPATDDFREAFRLFDGDGDGKISGEELRSYFAWAGEEVAAEEADRVIRDFDSDGDGLMDYGDFLRLVLEKGDGGDDEDLRRAFEMFEAEKGAGCITATGLQRVLSRLGDAPSHEECTAMIRAHDLDGNGVLDYHEFHRMMTLS; translated from the coding sequence ATGGCTACTGCTGCCAGTTTCTCACAGCCATCCAAATGGTTCTCCAACAAGAGCTTCAAGCTGAGCCTGCAGCGGTTCATTCGCTCCAAGCCCAAACATCCATCGTCGCCACCGCCTGCAGCTAAAGGCCCAGCGACTGACGACTTCCGCGAAGCATTCCGCCTCttcgacggcgacggcgacggcaagATATCGGGGGAGGAGCTCCGGTCCTACTTCGCGTGGGCCGGCGAGGAAGTGGCCGCCGAGGAGGCCGACAGGGTGATCCGCGACTTCGACTCCGACGGCGACGGCCTGATGGACTACGGCGACTTCCTGCGGCTCGTGCTCGAGAAGGGCGACGGCGGGGACGACGAGGACCTGCGGCGAGCGTTCGAGATGTTCGAGGCGGAGAAGGGGGCCGGGTGCATCACCGCCACCGGTCTGCAGCGGGTCCTGAGCCGCCTGGGGGACGCACCGTCCCACGAGGAGTGCACCGCCATGATCCGAGCTCACGACCTCGACGGCAACGGCGTGCTCGACTACCACGAGTTCCATCGCATGATGACGCTGTCTTAA
- the LOC135675534 gene encoding auxin efflux carrier component 5-like produces MISWGDIYKVVDAMAPLYVALGLGYGSVKWWRVITPEQCEAINRLVSCITLPLFTFQFTLHTDPFAMNYRFVAADAISKVTIALLLAAWPKCSSKGSYCWSVTSFSLATLTNSLVVGVPLVGAMYGPWAQDLVVQLSVVQAIVWLTLLLFVFELRKAGCGLFSVATAPSIGNVSIESPPAKDADVDVASQPSFWSLMKTVWLKLALNPNSYASIVGITWAFIANRWHFEMPSIMEGSVLIMSKAGTGMAMFSMGLFMALQEKILACGPSLTAFGMALKFVAGPVATAIGAIAVGLRGDILHLAIIQAALPQSITSFIFAREYGLHADVLSTAVIFGMLVSLPVLVTYYVVLGFLS; encoded by the exons ATGATAAGCTGGGGGGACATCTACAAGGTGGTGGACGCCATGGCGCCGCTGTATGTAGCACTGGGCCTCGGATATGGCTCGGTGAAGTGGTGGCGTGTTATCACGCCGGAGCAGTGCGAGGCGATCAACCGCCTCGTTTCCTGCATCACCCTCCCCCTCTTCACCTTCCAGTTCACGCTCCACACCGACCCTTTCGCCATGAACTACCGCTTCGTGGCCGCCGACGCCATCTCCAAGGTCACCATCGCGCTGCTCCTCGCCGCCTGGCCCAAGTGCAGCAGCAAGGGCAGCTACTGCTGGTCCGTCACCAGCTTCTCCCTCGCCACCCTCACGAACTCCCTCGTCGTCGGCGTTCCCCTCGTCGGCGCCATGTACGGGCCGTGGGCGCAGGACCTTGTGGTGCAGCTCTCGGTGGTGCAAGCAATCGTATGGCTCACGCTGCTGCTGTTCGTGTTCGAGCTCCGGAAGGCGGGATGCGGTCTCTTCTCCGTGGCCACAGCTCCCTCCATCGGTAATGTGTCGATCGAGTCACCGCCGGCGAAAGACGCAGACGTAGACGTCGCTTCGCAGCCTTCCTTCTGGTCGCTGATGAAGACGGTGTGGCTCAAGCTCGCGCTCAACCCCAACTCATACGCGAGCATTGTGGGCATCACCTGGGCGTTCATCGCGAACAG GTGGCATTTTGAGATGCCGAGCATCATGGAGGGATCGGTGTTGATCATGTCCAAGGCAGGGACAGGGATGGCCATGTTCAGCATGG GACTGTTCATGGCTCTGCAAGAGAAGATACTCGCGTGTGGACCGAGCTTGACGGCATTTGGGATGGCATTAAAGTTCGTCGCAGGGCCGGTGGCGACCGCCATCGGAGCCATTGCCGTCGGACTTCGCGGTGACATCCTGCATCTGGCAATCATACAG GCTGCACTGCCTCAGTCCATCAcctccttcatttttgcaagagAGTATGGATTACATGCTGATGTGCTCAGCACTGC GGTGATCTTTGGGATGCTGGTCTCTTTGCCTGTGCTTGTTACATACTATGTGGTGCTAGGTTTTCTGAGTTAA
- the LOC135586552 gene encoding RPM1-interacting protein 4-like isoform X1, giving the protein MAQHAHVPKFGDWESVGDVPYTQRFEVVRKGRSGGKAINSDDPHENPEAVHPNLEDLHPKDDRRRLTQSPLHHGAVTSKPTMVSPLHRHGYQPDSGDHRRAGRTSGGSENSSPLHAHYQVKAATRVGVSSPSKGSSEGSHAYTSNVASRSRMTGGRGDETPEKVSSVPKFGEWDESNPSSADGYTHIFNKVREEKTGSTKATMITDDTIYVNDQDVRGRSMLQQRTNIYSSDLIISLTELLLWLVQEVTSCTGRFKSLILYISSKKTIILFGYI; this is encoded by the exons ATGGCT CAGCATGCCCATGTTCCGAAGTTTGGAGATTGGGAAAGCGTTGGTGATGTTCCCTATACACAACGTTTTGAGGTTGTTCGCAAGGGTAGAAGTGGAGGGAAGGCAATAAATTCAGATGATCCTCATGAAAACCCTGAAGCGGTACATCCAAACTTGGAAGACCTACATCCAAAGGATGATCGCCGTCGACTCACGCAGTCACCTTTGCATCATGGTGCTGTGACTTCTAAACCAACCATGGTGTCCCCTCTTCATAGGCATGGGTATCAACCAGATTCAGGTGACCATAGGAGGGCTGGCAGAACAAGTGGTGGATCTGAGAATAGCTCTCCACTTCATGCCCATTATCAAGTGAAAGCTGCTACTAGAGTTGGTGTATCTTCTCCTTCCAAGGGTTCATCCGAAGGTAGCCATGCATACACTTCCAATGTTGCAAGTAGATCGAGAATGACTGGTGGTCGAGGTGATGAAACA CCTGAGAAAGTGTCATCTGTGCCTAAGTTTGGTGAGTGGGATGAAAGCAATCCTTCATCAGCTGATGGTTACACCCATATATTTAACAAAGTGAGAGAGGAAAAGACTGGATCAACAAAAGCTACCATGATAACTGATGATACGATCTATGTCAATGACCAAGATGTTCGTGGTAGATCCATG TTGCAACAAAGGACCAACATTTATTCATCTgatttaattatttctttaacAGAGTTGTTGCTTTGGCTGGTGCAAGAAGTAACTAGTTGCACAGGAAGGTTCAAATCTCTCATCCTGTAcatatcctcaaagaagactatcaTATTATTTGGATATATTTGA
- the LOC135586552 gene encoding RPM1-interacting protein 4-like isoform X3 produces the protein MAQHAHVPKFGDWESVGDVPYTQRFEVVRKGRSGGKAINSDDPHENPEAVHPNLEDLHPKDDRRRLTQSPLHHGAVTSKPTMVSPLHRHGYQPDSGDHRRAGRTSGGSENSSPLHAHYQVKAATRVGVSSPSKGSSEGSHAYTSNVASRSRMTGGRGDETPEKVSSVPKFGEWDESNPSSADGYTHIFNKVREEKTGSTKATMITDDTIYVNDQDVRGRSMSCCFGWCKK, from the exons ATGGCT CAGCATGCCCATGTTCCGAAGTTTGGAGATTGGGAAAGCGTTGGTGATGTTCCCTATACACAACGTTTTGAGGTTGTTCGCAAGGGTAGAAGTGGAGGGAAGGCAATAAATTCAGATGATCCTCATGAAAACCCTGAAGCGGTACATCCAAACTTGGAAGACCTACATCCAAAGGATGATCGCCGTCGACTCACGCAGTCACCTTTGCATCATGGTGCTGTGACTTCTAAACCAACCATGGTGTCCCCTCTTCATAGGCATGGGTATCAACCAGATTCAGGTGACCATAGGAGGGCTGGCAGAACAAGTGGTGGATCTGAGAATAGCTCTCCACTTCATGCCCATTATCAAGTGAAAGCTGCTACTAGAGTTGGTGTATCTTCTCCTTCCAAGGGTTCATCCGAAGGTAGCCATGCATACACTTCCAATGTTGCAAGTAGATCGAGAATGACTGGTGGTCGAGGTGATGAAACA CCTGAGAAAGTGTCATCTGTGCCTAAGTTTGGTGAGTGGGATGAAAGCAATCCTTCATCAGCTGATGGTTACACCCATATATTTAACAAAGTGAGAGAGGAAAAGACTGGATCAACAAAAGCTACCATGATAACTGATGATACGATCTATGTCAATGACCAAGATGTTCGTGGTAGATCCATG AGTTGTTGCTTTGGCTGGTGCAAGAAGTAA
- the LOC135586552 gene encoding RPM1-interacting protein 4-like isoform X2 — protein MAHAHVPKFGDWESVGDVPYTQRFEVVRKGRSGGKAINSDDPHENPEAVHPNLEDLHPKDDRRRLTQSPLHHGAVTSKPTMVSPLHRHGYQPDSGDHRRAGRTSGGSENSSPLHAHYQVKAATRVGVSSPSKGSSEGSHAYTSNVASRSRMTGGRGDETPEKVSSVPKFGEWDESNPSSADGYTHIFNKVREEKTGSTKATMITDDTIYVNDQDVRGRSMLQQRTNIYSSDLIISLTELLLWLVQEVTSCTGRFKSLILYISSKKTIILFGYI, from the exons ATGGCT CATGCCCATGTTCCGAAGTTTGGAGATTGGGAAAGCGTTGGTGATGTTCCCTATACACAACGTTTTGAGGTTGTTCGCAAGGGTAGAAGTGGAGGGAAGGCAATAAATTCAGATGATCCTCATGAAAACCCTGAAGCGGTACATCCAAACTTGGAAGACCTACATCCAAAGGATGATCGCCGTCGACTCACGCAGTCACCTTTGCATCATGGTGCTGTGACTTCTAAACCAACCATGGTGTCCCCTCTTCATAGGCATGGGTATCAACCAGATTCAGGTGACCATAGGAGGGCTGGCAGAACAAGTGGTGGATCTGAGAATAGCTCTCCACTTCATGCCCATTATCAAGTGAAAGCTGCTACTAGAGTTGGTGTATCTTCTCCTTCCAAGGGTTCATCCGAAGGTAGCCATGCATACACTTCCAATGTTGCAAGTAGATCGAGAATGACTGGTGGTCGAGGTGATGAAACA CCTGAGAAAGTGTCATCTGTGCCTAAGTTTGGTGAGTGGGATGAAAGCAATCCTTCATCAGCTGATGGTTACACCCATATATTTAACAAAGTGAGAGAGGAAAAGACTGGATCAACAAAAGCTACCATGATAACTGATGATACGATCTATGTCAATGACCAAGATGTTCGTGGTAGATCCATG TTGCAACAAAGGACCAACATTTATTCATCTgatttaattatttctttaacAGAGTTGTTGCTTTGGCTGGTGCAAGAAGTAACTAGTTGCACAGGAAGGTTCAAATCTCTCATCCTGTAcatatcctcaaagaagactatcaTATTATTTGGATATATTTGA
- the LOC135675533 gene encoding small ubiquitin-related modifier 1, translating into MSGQEEEKKPADQAAHINLKVKGQDGNEVFFRIKHSTQLRKLMNAYCDRQSVDINSIAFLFDGRRLRGEQTPEELEMEDGDEIDAMLHQTGGS; encoded by the exons ATGTCGGggcaggaggaggagaagaagccgGCGGATCAGGCCGCGCACATCAACCTCAAGGTCAAGGGGCAG GATGGAAATGAGGTCTTCTTCAGGATTAAGCACAGCACTCAGCTGCGGAAGCTCATGAATGCCTACTGTGATCGCCAGTCGGTGGATATCAATTCGATTGCATTCCTGTTTGACGGCCGCAGGCTGCGCGGGGAACAAACCCCAGAAGAA CTTGAGATGGAAGATGGTGATGAGATTGATGCCATGCTGCACCAAACCGGGGGTAGTTAG
- the LOC135675535 gene encoding uncharacterized protein LOC135675535 isoform X2 — protein MISRDLVLISISAAIGALASLFAARLLSFSSSPDNPKRPPSPPRLPSPPSPNANGSACGVPPRSPFDPAKREGYISWDDYFMAIAFLSAQRSKDPSRQVGACLVSQDDIILGIGYNGFPRGCSDDKLPWAKKSINEDPLETKYPYVVHAEVNAILNTNHASAAGQDVICQLDDCRSCNLESITMQYIFQDKHDF, from the exons ATGATATCGAGAGACCTGGTTCTCATTTCCATCTCCGCCGCCATTGGAGCCCTCGCCTCCttgttcgccgctcgcttgctctccttctcctcctctcccgACAACCCTAAGAGGCCGCCTTCTCCTCCTCGCCTCCCCTCCCCTCCATCGCCCAACGCCAATGGCTCCGCCTGCGGAGTCCCGCCTCGAAGCCCCTTCGACCCCGCCAAACGCGAAGG GTACATTAGCTGGGATGATTACTTCATGGCTATCGCCTTCCTCTCCGCCCAGCGTTCCAAAGATCCCAGCAGGCAG GTTGGAGCATGCCTGGTTAGTCAAGATGATATAATCCTTG GAATTGGCTACAATGGATTCCCAAGAGGTTGTTCTGATGATAAGCTTCCTTGGGCAAAG AAATCTATAAATGAAGATCCACTGGAGACAAAGTACCC TTACGTTGTTCATGCAGAAGTTAATGCTATTTTAAACACAAACCATGCCTCTGCTGCTGGACAG GACGTTATTTGTCAGCTGGATGATTGTAGAAGTTGTAACCTGGAGTCAATAACAATGCAGTACATATTCCAAGACAAGCATGATTTTTAA